DNA from Chaetodon trifascialis isolate fChaTrf1 chromosome 14, fChaTrf1.hap1, whole genome shotgun sequence:
GAGGAATCCAGCGGAAACAAAGGCCACGTACACAGCTCCCCCGGGCTCGAACTTATTGCTCTCGGGCACACTGGAGTCCAGGAAGTTGGTGATGACCTCGTTGGTAAACCAGGAAGCAGGCACCAGACACAAAAAGCCTGCAGCGACAAAGCAGCCGCCGCTGGCAATCGCAGCGTGCCGCTTGGAGCGCCGTCCACCACCCCAGCGTGTGCATTTTAGTCCCAGGGATGCGAGGCAGAGGCCCATGGCAGCCAGTACGCAGCAGAGCACCATAGTGGTTCGAGCAGTCTGCAAGTACGCAGGTAGTGAAAGCACAGAATACTTAAGTGTGCAACTGAACATGCCTGTGCTGTACCATGTGCAGTCCATCCACAGACCCTGCATCTGGGAAATCGCTGTGATGATGTTGGAGCCCACATCTGCGCTAACCTTCCAGTTGGGCAGCAGAGTGGCCACCATGGCACCCATGATGCCCAGCAGCGCCAGGACAAACCCAAATATCTGCATGCCGGTGGATGCCATGCTCCTTTTCaagttgatgctgctgctgccgcctcaGCCCTCGTCCTTGCCAGGCAGCATTCACCCAGCGCCAGCCAGGCTCGTCGACCCCACTGCCCAGCcgcctctctcccctcccttgGCGATGTACCAGCTGCCAGTCAAATCCCCAGCTCCTcagctcttcagctgcagctccactgggctggaggagagagaccGAAATGAGAAACTGAAGTGAGAGGGTCCCCTcgcgctccctccctctctctcccctcattcACCTCACACAAGCAGAGACTTTTCTGGTTGGAAACAAAGGGCAGCAAGAAGCACGAGCGCTAAGAGCTGGCTCTGGCTGACTGTACTGTAGGTAAGCATAACACGGGGAGCTGTCGTGCATGTATGCATTTTCTATATGCCGCCTTCTCCTTTTCCTTACCGGAGCCCCATAGAGCTGTTATtggagagggagaaatgagTTTGTGGTATTTGCAATGCTCAATAGCTATGtggacttaaagctgcagtgccCTCACCCctctcatatactgtatattctacCACTTTGGTTTCAGTGCTGTTTACCTAATAAACTGAGCCTACCTTTTCTAACAGTCACACAACGTCACCTCCAGGCGAAATACCAGTTTATTCAATTTAGTCAGCCGCTGGAATTAAACTTTGTGAatgcacctgttttttttttatgactaTCTTGTCGGACTTCCTTGCCGGAGCATCGTGGTCCGTCTCATCTAAATAAACAGCTCGTTCCAGCTTTGACTGAATAACCTCGGAGCTCAGTCTaagtgtttgctgttgttttgcgatccaaggaagaggaggaaaaaagcgATGTTGAAATAATCCCTTACCCCGGCTGGTGCAGAGCTGGCGCTGACGCGTCACGTTGTTCGCAGTGAttcctgtaaacacacacattgaaagGCAGTGGGCTGATGAGGGGGCGAGGAGGAGAATTCAGCCCGGACCGCGGATCCCTTCAGTCCATCCATTTCCTTAGCAACAGTGTAGCAGAGGACATCTCCGCTAGACCACACAGCCTTGGCCGGAGCCTGGGAGAAATAACCGTagcgctccctctctctctctctctctctctctctctctctctctctctctctctctctctctctctctctctgtgtctgcgtgtgtgtggggggaaTGGCAGTCTCTGCCTCACAACAACTTTATAAACAGCTAAACCTCGCCATGCGCTCGTGCCTGCTGCTGTACTACAGCCACCGGTCATGACTACAACAAACGGTCGAACCGTTACTTGAACAGTAGCCGATTACTcgtttctttctccctctttcagtGATATTCAGTTATGTGATAGTTTTAATTAATTGTTAACTAACTTCACTTTTTCCTTAAGTCGTAACATCTGAGCTATTCCACCATGAATAATCCAAATCACCCTAGAAAACAGTTTAGTGAGAGATAGCTAAAGAGCTAGCTCGTTGGCTAGCTAATTTAGCTAGTACTTTTTTGAGGATGTAAGAATCAATTCACCCAAACTACAGAAACATTTTCTCACCAGTTACCTCTAGAGCTGTCTTTGTATGTAGATTTATTTTCCCAGGTTTTGCAACATCTGTCATCTCTGGAGGTGAATGTCGCTACTTGGCTCAAATTTAAGTGAAAATCCCAAAATAATGTCCAAGCTGCACAAAATAATCCTCAGACTTCTCtgttaacacttttttttattggacTTCCAACAAAGAAGTAGTCCTGATAACAATATCAGGGTGGGATGGCTaaaattatgcattttattttatttaatttcttttttattgttcaCTGTGCTACTAAACCACTCTCAGTTTAGTATATTTAGACTACCTGTGCATATTCTTTATCTGGAGAATAGATttttgtgaaaacaacagtAGTATTAGTTCGTAATTGTCAAAAATGCAATCACAAAATGTTATGTCCTCCGTACCATCATGtcaataaactgaataaaaatgacaaaaaggcAATGTTTTCCATCTAACAGGGATAATTAAGTTTTGCACCATGGTATTTGTTGCTCAAATGCAACATTATTTGTCTCTTCACACTTTATTCTGGATGGAGAAAACTCTTTTGGCTGTGTAAAATAACTaacaaatgaaaattaaaaccATCCCATTCCTGCTTTGAGCTGCTCAGTAGTCGTAATGCAATACTGCTGTTTTTAACTGATAAGAAATGGCCAAGATGCAAAGTCTAGATAATATTTCCCAACATGGCTCCATGACACAAATGGGAAGGGTAATCTAATTAAGAAAATGCTTTTGTTATGACCACATGAGAGTTCTACGAAGCTTTGTTTCTTTACGTATTGGTTCAGCGGCTGGGGGAGCATGTGCACCCCACCATGCCAAAACTGACCCTCCCTTGggcatcatcttcatcaggcaTCAGTCAGCAGGAGCCTAAAACTCACAGCTGCTCCCATGTCTTTgcctgtctttcctctctgtagAGGACATACAACAAAGGTGGGAGTGGCTAGGACGGCCTTGATTCATGAATgacaaagaggacagagagagagagagagagagggaaaaaaaatcagacaggaCTAACAGGCCTTGATACCCTTGGAAACGCagatgtgtgtgtagctgttaTTTTGCTGCATGGGCAAATCAGCAAACACAAGCCAGCTGTGGGACATGTTTTTGCCTATCCCCCCACTTACAGTATAACAGCCAGCATTGACCACAGCAATGTGTAGCCATTACGTGTAGATAGGTTGGCAGCAATTGATTTGTAAAGCTATTGatctgtttgtttaatatgGCCCTGTGCTCTCTCCAACCGCCATTTTCCCCCCTTTAAGCTACCCCTAAGAGACCTTTTCTCAAAATGAGATCTGCCCGGCATTTGGGGACAGTGCACACCACATTACCTTCAGTGTGATGTTGCTGCCGACTCTCTCAGAACTCCTTGCGGGAAACcgctgcagcagaaagagaagaTTTCCAGTTTTCTACAGACACACCACATTATGGTGTGTGTGACCTGTCTCGTCATAACCAATGAGATCCTAAGTGCTGATGCTGGTGTTGCTCTGTGGGGagtaagataaataaatgaatagattaGAGAGGGAGTGGGtgaaaggggagaaaaagatTGAAGGAGAGAAGAGCAAAAGCTGGTTAACATAGACCCGGTGAGTGCAGATGTGTGACgctgtgatgtgtgatgatATTGCGGGCTATTATAAGCGTGGTCCCCTTTATTTTATCACCTCACAGCAGAGCTCTCTAGCCTTTCTGCAGCATAGCTCTGAGGCACAGCCGGACCAGCCACGCTCCCTTTTGCTCACACAAGAGCTTTTATCGTTCAATttgcatttttcctcttttatgtCCTCCCTTGCGTAATTGGTTTTCGTGCTCATCGTCTTGCAAAGGCGGTTTGTTCACAGCGCAGATGCAAGGTGTCGTGTGATAGCTGTGATGTCGCTGTCAATGCAATCTTGTTGTGGAGCAGGACCTGGGTCCAGTTTCAACATACATAATGTGTGTAAACCTGTCCAAGGCAAAATGCTTGTGACATGTTGCAACATTACCGGCATTGGCTTGATTAATGAGTCTCTTCAGCTTAGTTCATTAAAACGGACTCCCAGGTGAACAAATGTGGCATGgcatttatgactttttaaaTATGCCATCAAAGTTATTTTTCCCATGTTGTCGTCATTTACTGTTCCACTGGTACAgtaaatttcacatttttgggCAAAGTTCAAGCTTTTCTCCAATGAAGGCATCTCTCCAAGGAGCTGATcttgtcaaagagcagggctgCAGTCTTAAATGTCCTGTGTGCATGCCATGGGCGATTCCATGGGAAGTACTCTGAGCTGCCTGCACAGGAAGCCAAAGCCCTTCCTCCCCAAACCCTTCAAGCAACATCAGCCTACTTTATTCAGCTGCATTGACTGCTGCCTTCTCCTCTCCAAGAGGCTGTCTCCCTCCACTGATGTAATGGAGGTTGTCTTCTCAAGGTATTGTCATGATTAATGCAGCTCTTCCCCCTTCGGTTGCAGGATCTCTCTCTTGTATTCCCTGGCTGTATATAGCTTTTTTCCATCCCCCTGCTCCTTCTCAGAACCTGCCTGCCATTATGTAAGCGCAAGTGTTGGTGGTTCAGGTAGCACTGTGGCTGGTGCCCCAGGGCCCCTGCCATCTCATCTTGGTTACGCTTAGAGGGACATGACAAATTACTGCTCACACGCCATTGGGCAAGAACTGACCAAGAAAGAGACATCGGAGGTGGAAATAGGGAAAGGCGAGCCTGAGAACCACAGGGCAACACTGGAGTAATAGAGGTCCCTGCTGAGCTTTGGGAAGgtcaaacacatgaaatatgGTAACACACAAGTATGTTAATATGGATGTGGGGCTATTGTACTCAAGTGGGTCAGAAAAGGTCTTGAATTATGGGCAAAAGCAGATCTGTGAATTTTAGATGTAGATCTCTCATATTTTGCCCTTTTCAAATCTTCGACCAGGCGAATCAGCCATAAAAAAACCTGTTTACAGTAGAAATGCAAGGTGTTGCTTTATCTGATTATTTAGTATACGCAAGGTAAGAAGAGAACCAGGTTCAGAGTCGATGGAAATGTTTAAAGTCTTCATTTTCAAAGTAGCTGCATTGGGAGTGAATTGGGAGGAATTTTCTTGAGCTTGAGTATAGATCCTTATGTAATAGTCTAATTTAGAGGCCAAATTAGTGGTAATGATTCACTTGTTTTTCCCATCTAAACACAACGGTTTGCTCAAGCCTAAAAGAAATGATTTCAGTCAGAGCATTTCCAGTCTCTGCTCTGTATTTGATCCTTACTGCCACCTGTGTAAAGGAAAGAGGTGAGACATAGGAGCAAGGGAGAGATATTAAGCCTGTCAGATAGGGTCAATAAGTCAGTCTGCTACCCCAGTTCAGAATCTCCCAGCAGATGCAAATTATTTTAAGGGTTTCGGGGGGAGGGCACGGTGGGCAAAGGCATGTTCATTGCACCTCAGTCGAGGGTCCAGGTGACGGCGCATGATTTAAGATGGAGTTTCCTTGCATGTTGAGGTTATCAGGGGGAGGATTAATGGCAGGGAGCAGGATATATTCCAGTGGTGCTACCTGGTGAAGCCGTGTTGCAAGGCCATACATAAATCATAGCAGCAAAGTGACTTGGACAAGCTGATGGCTGAAATGCTGCTGCCTGTATAGTCCCAATATCGACTTTTCCCCTTGCCCCCCTCTTAAATCATGAAGCACGGAATATAAATGGCCTAATTATTCCAGCAGAGAGTGAAATTAAAGACATTCCTTTTTATTGCTTATTCCTCACAGATGGTGGTCTGATCTTGCATCACCAAAGCACTGATGGAGGCATTTTGCAATCCAGATCTAAAATCTCGCCCGAAGTCCTTGATGATTTTGGAACAGGTGGAAGAATTGATTCTCATAATACAAGCAGATTTTCTAAAACAAATGGTGCCGCTGCAGCTCTCAATGCCCTTGACAACATCTGTCACATGACCTTTGTATTCAAAATGCATCGTCTCTATAAGGGTTAGTATATTAATAATACACTTATCAAGAGGAAGCCAAGCCCACTCCTGACACAAATAAACCACGAAGTCATCATTCAGTGTTAGGCTGTGTTAAACATGACAGGAGATTCAAATTAAACATGAGATTTACGTAACAGCTGTACAGTTCATGCAATTACAGTCTGGACTCATAACAGCCTTCCTATCTTCATCCACGTCGAACCACCGATGCTTAACCCAGGAGTTTGAAGCTTTCTCTGCGCTATTATTGCGCCTAGCCTTCAGGGCTGTTGAGACTAACAGTCTCCACCAGTGTCGTCCCATTAAGCGCCACTGCGGCaggaagctcagcagcagccaggcaTCTCTACACGGGGATCTATAGATCTGATAAGAGATGGCGCTGCAGTTTACAAGCAGCACTACCTCAGTTGTTCAGAGAAGGAGAATCTAAACAGATCATTAGAAATCCTTTGTGTGTCCTTGGACCACTTTAGTTTTCCTCCCCTAATTATCAACGGCAGCCCCCAGTCCAGGAAAGCAAAAGGCAGCTCTGAATGAGAGTGAGTCACACAATCCAGAAATATAGGCTTTGAGGATGCACAAGGAGCTCAGCAGGGCATATAGTCTGAGCTGAATCGCTTGTCCTAATATTATACCtctgtatatatttttgtcTCCTCTTAATTACAAACCTGCACAGACTGTATATAGTATTATATATATAGTATTGTACATAGTATACATGTTAGCTACTTATCCaaatgtttgttctttttttcttgctataTCCTGTAAAGCACTCAGTCAAAAAGCACTTCAGGACAATGAATTGTATTGCTGTTAAAGGcataatatgtaacatttcGATCACGTCCAAAAATGAACAACGTTGTAGACTTTACCTCCTTTCGTTGCTGTAACTTCCAGGGAAACTTGTGAAACACCAGATGGTGAGTCAGTGAGGTGAGGAAGGAAGTCGTCGAACAAACTAGCTAGCCATTCTGTTGTTCACCATTGTTTGCATTTCTCATTTGCGATGGAGCATGATTATTCTTTTTCATCGGCAAAGGCGGCTGTGTAACAATGAAGACAACTCTGAGGATCCCACATTACTTCACAACGTCATCAAACTCAAGTCTTAGCAGCAGAAATTACCTACTGGACATTTACGCTGCTGATTTCCTATTGTCAGTCTGCTCAGCCAGTCAGAGTGCAGTCCCTCTCAGTGCACCCTCACTGGGGAAGTAAGGTTATTACCAACTATGGAAAAGCAGACAGGagactgctctgctctgctgcccaCTGTCTGGCTGTGCCATTGGTCCACACACAGTGGAGTATCTCTCTCATTGTGCAGCAGCCCCTCAAGCTATAACATGCAGGACTGGACGGCATCATGTGAAACACCACTGAGCGATGATGGCCCTTTTTGTGCTGCGAACACACGGATCCAGAGATTCAGAAATAGCCTTTTAATGTATTTTGGTTCTTCTGATCCCAACAGATAAACAGAGTAGATGATCCTTTAAAGGGGAACGAGCAATAGAGTGAGGAGCGAACGTGCGGATGTATTGTGCTCGAAAGTTAAAGAGGGAGCGATCTGAGAGCAAGAGTTAGGCTCTGCTGAGTCTGGCACGATTACTTCAACAGTGTGTCATGTCAGCTTAGGGCTGACACAGGAAGGATCAGGAGACTGCAGCTCATGAGGAACTGGAGCCAAGgttaccaccaccaccaccaccagtccACTACTCTAGTTCATTGATTACTAAAGCCAGTCGATACACCAGTAGCTGTAAAGGTTGTAGAGAGGCTTTACAAAATAGAAATTACATCTACAATACAAGAAGGTATCACCACATATTGAGTGTAAGTCTGAAAGCACTGTGTACCGTGTCCACTGAGTCTCCCGTAAAGCAGGACATGAGCTCTGGGGTTGCCTAACGTACCCACCACTGGATCTATGTTCATGCTCCACTGGCTTCATGCTCAGTGGAAAGTGAAGACCTATAATTGACAAAGACAGTGTGATGAAGAGACGAGTGCTATAGTGAGTCAGGCTCGCAGGTATTGAGAAACTCT
Protein-coding regions in this window:
- the LOC139342317 gene encoding claudin-20, which translates into the protein MASTGMQIFGFVLALLGIMGAMVATLLPNWKVSADVGSNIITAISQMQGLWMDCTWYSTGMFSCTLKYSVLSLPAYLQTARTTMVLCCVLAAMGLCLASLGLKCTRWGGGRRSKRHAAIASGGCFVAAGFLCLVPASWFTNEVITNFLDSSVPESNKFEPGGAVYVAFVSAGFLFMGGCIFCMSCSGKRHGPQDLVLLPPPDKLLLQQQQQQQLLQQQQELQHQYCSLSPLDNKTGYSLQDYV